Proteins co-encoded in one Armatimonadota bacterium genomic window:
- the ftsW gene encoding putative lipid II flippase FtsW, whose amino-acid sequence MGTVAALHRRTGDVALFACVLALVAVGLVMVYSASSIVALERVQDSAYFFKRQALWAALGLAALGVAWHVHYLHWRRLAVPVLLVAVVLMGLVLIPGIGVVAGGARRWLVVGPLRLQPVELAKLAVLLYVAQFATRRGLSMGDVRRGVVPPLLITGLLGALALRQPDMGSALVLGAAVFVMLFLGGARPLHLGLIAGAALPLVAAAVVVADYRMARIVAFLNPWRDPQGAGFHIIQALLAFGSGGIVGLGLGASRQKFFYLPERHTDFIFAILGEELGLVGTLGLLVLFAVFAYRGLRIAAYAPDRFGSLLAAGITISVTGQALLNMGVATGSLPVTGVPLPFVSFGGSSMVTTMLQVGVLLNISRYAQRARPAERAPARPGHQPARTGGVRALVAP is encoded by the coding sequence GTGGGCACCGTCGCGGCCCTGCATCGACGCACCGGCGACGTGGCGCTCTTCGCGTGCGTGCTGGCCCTGGTGGCCGTGGGCCTGGTGATGGTGTACAGTGCGAGCAGCATCGTGGCGCTCGAACGGGTGCAGGACAGCGCGTACTTCTTCAAGCGCCAGGCCCTGTGGGCGGCGCTGGGACTGGCGGCGCTGGGCGTGGCGTGGCACGTGCACTACCTCCACTGGCGGCGTCTGGCCGTGCCGGTGCTGCTGGTAGCGGTGGTGCTCATGGGACTGGTCCTGATCCCGGGGATCGGGGTCGTCGCGGGCGGCGCCCGGCGCTGGCTCGTCGTCGGGCCGCTGCGCCTGCAGCCGGTCGAGCTCGCCAAGCTGGCGGTGCTGCTCTACGTCGCGCAGTTCGCCACCCGGCGCGGGCTGAGCATGGGGGATGTCCGGCGCGGCGTGGTCCCACCGTTGCTGATCACCGGGCTGCTGGGCGCGCTGGCGCTGCGCCAGCCCGACATGGGCTCGGCGCTGGTGCTGGGGGCGGCGGTGTTCGTCATGCTGTTCCTGGGCGGCGCGCGACCGCTGCACCTGGGGCTGATCGCGGGCGCCGCGCTCCCGCTGGTGGCCGCAGCCGTGGTGGTGGCCGACTACCGGATGGCGCGGATCGTGGCGTTCCTGAACCCGTGGCGCGATCCGCAGGGGGCGGGCTTCCACATCATCCAGGCGCTGCTGGCGTTCGGCTCCGGCGGCATCGTCGGCCTGGGACTGGGCGCCAGCCGGCAGAAGTTCTTCTACCTTCCGGAGCGGCACACGGACTTCATCTTCGCCATCCTCGGGGAGGAGCTCGGGCTGGTGGGCACGCTGGGGCTGCTGGTGCTGTTCGCGGTGTTTGCGTACCGCGGGTTGCGCATCGCGGCGTACGCGCCCGACCGGTTCGGCAGTCTGCTCGCGGCCGGCATCACGATATCGGTGACGGGGCAGGCGCTGCTCAACATGGGCGTGGCGACCGGCAGCCTGCCGGTGACCGGCGTCCCGCTGCCGTTCGTCAGTTTCGGTGGCTCGTCCATGGTCACCACGATGCTCCAGGTCGGGGTGCTGCTGAACATCTCGCGGTACGCGCAGCGTGCCCGACCGGCCGAGCGGGCGCCTGCCCGGCCCGGGCACCAGCCTGCCCGGACGGGCGGCGTTCGCGCGCTCGTGGCGCCATGA
- a CDS encoding site-2 protease family protein: protein MDDVSAVGGDGPALAERLEVARRIVEVLFPGAVPADQAPPLFFLPAMDAPGVRFVDLRRRLEPLGFLPLLRRRDGRLALLLLPRPPRGRWAWQVNLLLLLATVATTFVAGYLQSQALVRAGFLDAPVAGGVLFSASVMFILGAHEMGHKLVAIRRGIDASLPYFLPMLPPVGTMGAVIVTRTPAPDRDSLMDLGASGPVAGFLAAIPVLLYGISRSYVVTPTGLEGFLAIPDPLLIRWLVDWLLPRPPEAVVLGHPVLFAGWIGLIVTSINLLPAGMLDGGHAVRALFGPRVHLVVSYAGAALAAVMGFLPMALLILLLMRRGHVGPLDDVTPISRSRWLVGGVLLVIFMLSAVRLPLGW, encoded by the coding sequence GTGGACGACGTGTCAGCGGTCGGAGGAGACGGACCGGCGCTCGCCGAGCGTCTGGAGGTCGCGCGCCGGATCGTCGAGGTGCTCTTCCCCGGCGCGGTGCCGGCGGACCAGGCGCCCCCCCTGTTCTTCCTGCCGGCGATGGACGCGCCCGGCGTGCGGTTCGTGGACCTGCGACGCCGGCTGGAGCCGCTGGGCTTCCTCCCGTTGCTGCGGCGGCGCGACGGCCGGCTGGCGCTCCTGCTGCTGCCCAGGCCCCCACGCGGTCGCTGGGCCTGGCAGGTCAACCTCCTCCTGCTGCTGGCGACCGTGGCCACGACGTTCGTCGCGGGCTACCTGCAGTCGCAGGCGCTGGTGCGCGCCGGGTTCCTGGACGCGCCCGTGGCCGGCGGGGTGCTGTTCTCGGCCTCGGTGATGTTCATCCTGGGAGCGCACGAGATGGGGCACAAGCTTGTGGCGATCCGCCGTGGCATCGACGCCAGCCTGCCCTACTTCCTGCCGATGCTGCCGCCAGTGGGCACCATGGGCGCGGTGATCGTCACGCGAACCCCTGCGCCCGACCGCGACAGCCTCATGGACCTGGGCGCGTCCGGACCCGTGGCCGGCTTCCTGGCCGCCATTCCCGTGCTCCTCTACGGGATCTCGCGCTCGTACGTGGTGACCCCGACCGGCCTGGAAGGGTTCCTGGCGATTCCCGACCCGCTGCTCATCCGCTGGCTCGTCGACTGGCTGCTCCCGCGTCCGCCCGAGGCGGTCGTGCTCGGCCACCCCGTGCTGTTCGCTGGCTGGATCGGCTTGATCGTCACCAGCATCAACCTGCTGCCGGCCGGGATGCTGGACGGTGGGCACGCCGTGCGAGCGTTGTTCGGCCCACGGGTGCACCTGGTGGTCTCGTATGCTGGCGCCGCTCTGGCCGCGGTCATGGGCTTCCTGCCCATGGCGCTGCTGATCCTCCTTCTGATGCGGCGTGGCCACGTGGGTCCCCTGGACGACGTCACCCCCATCAGCCGGTCGCGCTGGCTCGTGGGCGGGGTGCTGCTGGTGATCTTCATGCTGAGCGCGGTCCGGTTGCCGCTCGGGTGGTGA
- the murB gene encoding UDP-N-acetylmuramate dehydrogenase — MTTVARPLAALEQRLRAVVRDVRRNAPLARHVSFRIGGPADLLVIPRSMRELRAACDVLFAEGVRPVVLGAGSNVLIGDRGIRGVVVKLGKGLDRVHIDGTRVVAEGGTGLPALALRTARAGLAGLEFAAGIPASVGGAVVMNAGAHGHAMGEVVYAVDLLTPDGPRRLHRAALQFGYRTSVLQTEPWIVASATLVLQPDEPAAVMRRMEAWLALRGATQPIGPPSSGCIFRNPPGDHAGRLIDAAGLKGLAVGGARISEVHANYIVNTGGATAADVLALIEQVRTRLAVHAGVHLDLEVKLLGDF; from the coding sequence GTGACGACGGTGGCGCGGCCGCTGGCCGCCCTCGAGCAACGGCTCCGGGCCGTCGTGCGCGACGTGCGGCGCAACGCGCCGCTGGCGCGCCACGTCTCGTTCCGCATCGGCGGCCCGGCCGACCTCCTGGTCATTCCGCGGTCGATGCGGGAACTCCGGGCGGCCTGCGACGTCCTGTTCGCCGAAGGCGTCCGTCCGGTGGTGCTGGGCGCGGGCTCGAACGTCCTGATCGGCGACCGCGGGATCCGCGGCGTCGTCGTCAAGCTCGGGAAAGGGCTCGACCGCGTGCACATCGACGGTACGCGGGTGGTCGCGGAGGGCGGCACGGGCCTGCCAGCCCTGGCGTTGCGCACGGCACGAGCAGGGCTTGCCGGTCTGGAGTTCGCCGCGGGCATTCCCGCGTCGGTGGGGGGGGCCGTGGTCATGAACGCCGGCGCGCATGGCCACGCCATGGGTGAGGTGGTGTACGCGGTCGACCTCCTCACCCCCGACGGCCCGCGCCGGCTGCACCGGGCCGCGCTGCAGTTCGGGTACCGGACGTCGGTGCTGCAGACGGAGCCCTGGATCGTCGCGTCGGCCACGCTGGTGCTGCAGCCCGACGAGCCTGCGGCGGTGATGCGCCGGATGGAGGCGTGGCTGGCGCTGCGGGGAGCCACCCAGCCGATCGGCCCGCCCAGCTCCGGGTGCATCTTTCGCAACCCGCCCGGGGACCACGCCGGTCGCCTGATCGACGCGGCGGGCCTGAAGGGGCTGGCGGTGGGGGGCGCGCGGATCTCGGAGGTGCACGCGAACTACATCGTGAACACCGGCGGGGCGACGGCGGCCGACGTGCTGGCGCTCATCGAGCAGGTGCGCACGCGGCTGGCCGTGCACGCCGGGGTACACCTCGACCTGGAGGTCAAGCTGCTGGGCGACTTCTGA
- the murG gene encoding undecaprenyldiphospho-muramoylpentapeptide beta-N-acetylglucosaminyltransferase, with protein sequence MKVVITGGGTGGHVYPGLAIAEALRRRHPDAGIVFIGGDRLEAQIVPQAGWPYRRIRARPLVRGRGVAMVGALVATGVGAAQALAVLARLWPDVVVATGGYVSVPVGVAAVALGRPLVLQEQNMRPGLANRVLARWARWVSVPHPAAGARLGARRVEVTGVPVRQRALEGERARGLARWGLDPERLTLLVLGGSQGADSLNRAACRLADLLMGEGGLQLLHQTGAAHVQWVREAIDRRDRGPGAIRHVAVPYLDPIGDAYACADLVLCRAGAATLAEVTAWGLPAILVPYPHAADGHQEDNAAVLVAAGAAVRIADAALGDGALLEVVRALIADGARRAAMARASRQLGRPDAAEVVATLVARTAQRAVAREAPA encoded by the coding sequence ATGAAGGTCGTCATCACGGGCGGTGGCACCGGCGGGCATGTGTACCCCGGCCTGGCCATTGCGGAGGCGCTGCGGCGGCGGCACCCGGACGCGGGGATCGTGTTCATCGGCGGCGACCGCTTGGAGGCGCAGATCGTGCCGCAGGCAGGGTGGCCGTACCGCAGGATCCGCGCCCGGCCGCTGGTGCGGGGCCGCGGCGTCGCCATGGTCGGCGCGCTGGTCGCCACCGGCGTGGGCGCGGCCCAGGCGCTGGCCGTACTGGCCCGCCTGTGGCCCGACGTGGTGGTCGCCACCGGCGGGTACGTGAGCGTGCCCGTGGGCGTGGCGGCCGTCGCCCTGGGGCGACCGCTGGTGCTGCAGGAACAGAACATGCGGCCAGGACTGGCGAACCGCGTACTGGCCCGCTGGGCGCGGTGGGTCTCGGTGCCCCATCCTGCGGCGGGTGCCCGCCTCGGTGCGCGGCGCGTGGAGGTCACCGGCGTCCCGGTCCGCCAAAGGGCACTGGAGGGCGAGCGCGCCCGTGGCCTGGCCCGCTGGGGGCTCGACCCCGAGCGGCTGACGCTGCTCGTGCTCGGTGGCAGCCAGGGCGCCGACAGCCTGAACCGCGCGGCCTGCCGCCTCGCCGACCTCCTGATGGGCGAGGGCGGCCTGCAGCTGCTGCACCAGACCGGCGCGGCCCACGTTCAGTGGGTCCGCGAGGCGATCGACCGGCGTGACCGTGGCCCTGGAGCGATCCGCCACGTGGCGGTGCCGTACCTGGATCCGATCGGCGACGCCTACGCCTGCGCGGACTTGGTGCTCTGCCGCGCAGGCGCGGCGACGCTGGCCGAGGTCACCGCATGGGGCCTGCCGGCCATCTTGGTGCCGTATCCACACGCCGCCGACGGACACCAGGAGGACAACGCGGCGGTCCTGGTGGCCGCCGGCGCCGCGGTGCGCATCGCCGACGCGGCGCTGGGTGACGGCGCGTTGCTCGAGGTCGTGCGCGCGTTGATCGCGGATGGCGCCCGGCGCGCGGCGATGGCGAGGGCGAGCCGCCAGCTGGGGCGGCCCGACGCCGCCGAGGTGGTGGCGACGCTGGTGGCGCGGACCGCGCAGCGCGCCGTCGCCCGGGAGGCGCCAGCGTGA
- the murD gene encoding UDP-N-acetylmuramoyl-L-alanine--D-glutamate ligase, giving the protein MNTAAAARLEAVLARLRGRRIHVLGPSGTEGSAVLDFLLAHGITTITAHDVEPAERFAATVDRTHPWLDAAGRAALVARLWAGPVTWRQGARYLEGLEEAELVFAPQSWFRYPQNAPVREVVARGIPLWSLTRLYFEVHPGPVLGVTGTNGKFTVVTLLGAMLEAAGIPAVVSGNDRTHVPAVYALERLTPQTWLVLEISNRQLVGLPYSPHVAVVTNIAPHHLDDHGSLEAYVEAKRTIVRWQRPSDCAVLNADDPLVAGMASGLGAQVHWFSRRRVVPRGAYLADGWLVLAGRQPVRVLDAAALAVPGDHVVENALAAMAAAAIVGVPPEAMAQALRAFRGLPYRCRLVAERDGVAFYEDSLATNPAAAAAAIRSMRRPVHLIAGGYRQTPRAEEFEPMVDALAAIATRGVYLIGATAPVLAAALAPLARARGLAVVQVQTLERAVAAARAAARPGEAVLLSPGCESFDQFADYRERGDRFCQLVASLPAMAVEEAGR; this is encoded by the coding sequence ATGAACACTGCGGCAGCCGCACGCCTCGAGGCGGTTCTGGCCCGGCTCCGCGGCCGGCGGATCCACGTGCTCGGGCCGTCGGGGACCGAGGGCTCGGCGGTGCTCGACTTCCTGCTGGCCCACGGCATCACGACGATCACCGCGCACGACGTGGAGCCCGCGGAGCGGTTCGCCGCCACGGTGGACCGCACCCATCCTTGGCTGGATGCGGCGGGCCGCGCCGCGCTGGTGGCACGCCTGTGGGCCGGCCCGGTGACGTGGCGGCAGGGCGCGCGGTACCTTGAGGGGCTGGAAGAGGCCGAGCTCGTCTTCGCGCCCCAGTCGTGGTTCCGCTATCCGCAGAACGCGCCGGTGCGCGAGGTGGTGGCGCGGGGGATCCCGCTGTGGAGCCTGACGCGTCTGTACTTCGAGGTGCACCCGGGGCCGGTGCTGGGCGTCACCGGCACCAACGGGAAGTTCACGGTGGTCACCCTGCTCGGTGCCATGCTGGAAGCCGCGGGAATCCCGGCGGTGGTCTCGGGGAACGACCGCACGCACGTCCCGGCGGTCTACGCGCTGGAGCGGTTGACACCGCAGACGTGGCTGGTGCTGGAGATCAGCAATCGCCAGCTCGTTGGCCTGCCCTACAGCCCCCACGTCGCCGTGGTCACCAACATCGCCCCGCACCACCTGGACGACCATGGGAGCCTGGAGGCGTACGTGGAGGCCAAGCGGACGATCGTGCGCTGGCAGCGCCCCTCAGATTGCGCGGTGCTGAACGCGGACGATCCGCTGGTGGCGGGCATGGCCTCGGGACTGGGCGCGCAGGTCCACTGGTTCAGCCGTCGTCGCGTGGTCCCCCGGGGCGCGTACCTCGCGGACGGCTGGCTCGTGCTGGCGGGTCGGCAGCCAGTGCGCGTGCTGGATGCTGCGGCGCTGGCAGTGCCCGGGGACCACGTGGTCGAGAACGCCCTGGCCGCCATGGCGGCAGCGGCGATCGTGGGAGTGCCGCCCGAGGCCATGGCGCAAGCCCTGCGCGCCTTCCGGGGGCTTCCCTATCGATGCCGGCTGGTGGCCGAGCGCGACGGCGTCGCCTTCTATGAGGACTCGCTGGCCACCAACCCGGCGGCGGCCGCCGCGGCGATCCGCAGCATGCGCCGGCCGGTCCACCTGATCGCGGGCGGGTACCGCCAGACGCCGCGCGCGGAGGAGTTCGAGCCGATGGTCGATGCTCTGGCCGCGATCGCGACGCGTGGCGTCTACCTGATCGGTGCCACGGCGCCCGTGCTGGCTGCGGCGCTGGCCCCGCTGGCGCGGGCCCGCGGGCTGGCCGTGGTCCAGGTGCAGACGCTGGAGCGCGCCGTGGCAGCGGCGCGGGCTGCGGCGCGTCCCGGCGAGGCGGTGCTGCTGTCGCCCGGCTGCGAGAGCTTCGACCAGTTCGCGGACTATCGGGAGCGCGGCGACCGGTTCTGCCAGCTGGTCGCGTCGCTGCCTGCGATGGCCGTCGAGGAGGCGGGGCGCTAG
- the murC gene encoding UDP-N-acetylmuramate--L-alanine ligase, with protein MIARGAHLHFVGIGGAGMSALAQVLLHRGYGVSGCDLRESEATARLRRLGVGIACGHDATHVDGADALVVSRAIGEGNAEVDAARRRGLPVYHRAELLGAVMAAGRGVAVVGTHGKTTTAAMLARVLTAAGLDPTALIGAEVPDYDGNARAGRGEWIVAEVDESDGSLVHVRPAAAVLTSLDATDHRDFYTSAAHLVGVFARFLRGVTHDGFVAACIDHAAVRAVVAGLGRAVVTYGFHPKAEVRGDAVRVDGTHTRARLTVGGRPAGELELQVPGRHNVANALGALAAARAVGVPLETALAALRGYRGAARRFAIRGEAAGVLVVDDYAHNPVKLAAVLQAAREGWPGRRLVAVFQPHRFSRTRTTHRAFGEVFALADEVIVTEIYPAGERPVPGVSAQLIVDAVGRHRAVTYCPTAEDVLAALERLVRPGDLVLTLGAGDIGAVADALLGRLRLRDPAPAGAEERS; from the coding sequence GTGATCGCGCGGGGCGCACACCTGCACTTCGTGGGGATCGGCGGCGCCGGCATGAGCGCGCTGGCCCAGGTGCTGCTGCACCGCGGCTACGGCGTCTCGGGATGCGACCTGCGCGAGTCCGAGGCCACGGCGCGCCTGCGCCGGCTCGGGGTCGGCATCGCGTGCGGGCACGACGCGACGCACGTAGACGGCGCCGACGCGCTGGTGGTCTCGCGGGCCATCGGGGAGGGCAACGCCGAGGTGGACGCGGCGCGGCGGCGCGGCTTGCCGGTCTACCATCGGGCCGAGCTGCTGGGGGCCGTGATGGCGGCCGGCCGTGGCGTCGCCGTCGTCGGAACGCACGGCAAGACCACGACCGCGGCGATGCTGGCGCGGGTGCTCACGGCGGCCGGGCTCGACCCGACGGCGCTCATCGGCGCCGAGGTGCCCGACTACGATGGGAACGCGCGGGCTGGCCGCGGCGAGTGGATCGTGGCCGAAGTCGACGAGAGCGACGGGTCGCTGGTCCACGTGCGGCCCGCGGCGGCGGTGCTGACCAGCCTGGACGCCACCGACCACCGGGACTTCTACACGTCGGCGGCGCACCTGGTGGGTGTGTTCGCGCGCTTCCTGCGGGGCGTGACGCATGATGGCTTCGTGGCGGCCTGCATCGACCACGCGGCGGTGCGCGCGGTCGTCGCCGGGCTCGGGCGCGCCGTGGTCACCTACGGCTTTCATCCGAAGGCCGAGGTGCGCGGCGACGCGGTGCGCGTGGACGGAACACACACCCGCGCGCGCCTGACCGTGGGCGGGCGGCCGGCAGGGGAGCTGGAGTTGCAGGTACCGGGCCGGCACAACGTCGCCAACGCCCTGGGGGCCCTGGCCGCGGCCCGCGCGGTGGGAGTGCCCCTGGAGACCGCGCTGGCAGCCCTGCGGGGGTACCGGGGGGCCGCGCGCCGGTTCGCGATTCGCGGCGAGGCTGCCGGCGTGCTGGTCGTCGACGACTACGCGCACAACCCGGTGAAGCTGGCGGCGGTGCTGCAGGCCGCGCGGGAGGGGTGGCCCGGGCGGCGCCTGGTGGCCGTCTTCCAACCCCACCGGTTCTCGCGCACGCGGACGACGCACCGCGCCTTCGGCGAGGTGTTCGCGCTGGCCGACGAGGTGATCGTGACGGAGATCTACCCCGCCGGCGAGCGCCCGGTCCCGGGGGTCAGCGCGCAGCTGATCGTGGACGCCGTCGGCCGGCACCGCGCGGTGACCTACTGTCCCACCGCCGAGGACGTCCTGGCCGCGCTGGAGCGGCTGGTGCGGCCGGGCGACCTGGTGCTGACGCTGGGCGCGGGCGACATCGGCGCAGTGGCGGACGCGCTGCTGGGGCGCCTGCGGTTGCGCGATCCGGCGCCGGCCGGCGCGGAGGAGCGGTCGTGA
- a CDS encoding FtsQ-type POTRA domain-containing protein has product MAWLLAVVSVPGSAFFQVRRLEVTGARVLSPDAVAAVAGIASGRPLITVRPADAQARLQAHPRISAARVRVRWPDAVEIEVTERIPRVAVGSGGQFALVGDDGIVVAVAADPAGLPVVDDRVAPPQVLVPGARVATGAVRAALGALDALPAPMAARLARVVVREGGDVAMAFAPDLVVRATLREDLPDRLARLPEMLEALVARGIVPRIVDLRYAGSLVVVPVRGGDVR; this is encoded by the coding sequence ATGGCCTGGCTCCTGGCGGTGGTGTCGGTCCCGGGGTCGGCGTTCTTCCAGGTACGGCGTCTGGAGGTGACCGGGGCCCGCGTCCTGTCGCCCGACGCTGTCGCGGCTGTCGCCGGGATCGCCTCGGGCCGCCCACTGATCACCGTCCGGCCGGCAGACGCACAGGCGCGGCTCCAGGCCCACCCGCGCATCAGCGCGGCCCGCGTGCGCGTGCGGTGGCCGGACGCGGTCGAGATCGAGGTGACCGAGCGGATCCCCCGCGTGGCGGTGGGCAGCGGCGGGCAGTTCGCCCTGGTCGGGGACGACGGGATCGTGGTCGCCGTCGCCGCCGACCCGGCCGGACTGCCCGTGGTGGACGACCGCGTGGCACCGCCACAGGTGCTGGTTCCGGGTGCCCGCGTGGCCACCGGGGCGGTGCGCGCAGCCCTGGGGGCCCTGGACGCGCTCCCCGCCCCCATGGCGGCGCGGTTGGCGCGGGTGGTCGTGCGCGAGGGCGGCGATGTCGCCATGGCGTTCGCCCCGGACCTCGTCGTCCGCGCTACGCTGCGGGAGGACCTCCCCGACCGCCTGGCGCGCCTTCCCGAGATGCTGGAGGCGCTCGTCGCCCGCGGCATCGTGCCGCGGATCGTCGACCTCCGGTACGCGGGGTCGCTGGTCGTGGTGCCGGTACGAGGAGGAGATGTCCGGTAG
- the ftsA gene encoding cell division protein FtsA, with product MARRGSIAGLDIGTTKVAAIVAEADDDGDVHIVGVGTAPSPGVRRGVVVDLDGTAAAIGQALERAQRMAGVEVRTAYVAVSGEHIASAEARGVVAVARTDHEIGDGDVARVIDAARMAALPPSDREVIHLLPRDFIVDGQDGVKRPVGMYGTRLEVEAHIVTGVATALANVAKCAQRAGVEVDAMVLEPLASAEAVLAPDERELGVVVADIGGGTTSVAVFANGGLCHAAILPVAGQHLTGDIAVGLRTAMPEAEKLKVRWGAAAPAYVSEGEMIEVYAVGGRQPRILPRRALAEVIEPRLEEIFALVEDEIRRSGFLHRVPAGIVLTGGTAQLEGIDGYAEQRLRMPARIGAPSHIAGLVEAVGSPAFATGVGLVLYGARGRAYTAGGARNGAASFWARARAWLRDVLQGG from the coding sequence ATGGCGCGACGAGGCTCCATCGCGGGCCTGGATATTGGGACCACGAAGGTCGCGGCCATCGTGGCAGAGGCCGACGACGACGGCGATGTCCACATCGTCGGCGTCGGGACGGCCCCGTCGCCCGGGGTGCGCCGCGGCGTGGTCGTCGACCTGGACGGGACGGCGGCGGCCATCGGGCAGGCGCTGGAGCGCGCCCAGCGGATGGCCGGCGTGGAGGTGCGTACGGCCTACGTGGCGGTCTCCGGCGAGCACATCGCGTCGGCCGAGGCCCGCGGCGTGGTGGCGGTGGCGCGTACCGACCACGAGATCGGCGACGGGGACGTGGCGCGCGTGATCGACGCCGCCCGCATGGCCGCGCTGCCGCCGTCCGACCGTGAGGTGATCCACCTGCTGCCGCGCGACTTCATCGTCGACGGGCAGGACGGGGTGAAGCGGCCGGTCGGGATGTACGGCACGCGGCTGGAAGTGGAGGCCCACATCGTCACCGGCGTCGCTACGGCGCTGGCCAACGTGGCCAAGTGCGCGCAGCGCGCCGGGGTCGAGGTCGACGCCATGGTCCTCGAGCCGCTGGCCTCCGCGGAGGCGGTGCTGGCCCCCGACGAGCGCGAGCTCGGTGTGGTGGTCGCCGACATCGGCGGCGGCACGACCAGCGTGGCGGTCTTCGCCAACGGCGGGTTGTGCCACGCGGCGATCCTCCCGGTGGCCGGCCAGCACCTGACCGGCGACATCGCCGTGGGCTTGCGCACGGCCATGCCCGAGGCCGAGAAGCTCAAGGTGCGGTGGGGCGCGGCGGCGCCGGCGTACGTCAGCGAGGGCGAGATGATCGAGGTGTACGCCGTCGGGGGCCGTCAGCCGCGGATCCTGCCGCGGCGGGCCCTGGCCGAGGTCATCGAGCCGCGCCTGGAGGAGATCTTCGCGCTGGTGGAGGACGAGATCCGACGCAGCGGGTTCCTGCACCGTGTGCCCGCCGGCATCGTGCTGACGGGCGGGACCGCGCAGCTCGAGGGCATCGATGGCTACGCCGAACAGCGCCTGCGCATGCCGGCGCGCATCGGAGCGCCCAGCCACATCGCCGGCCTGGTGGAAGCGGTGGGGTCGCCCGCCTTCGCCACCGGGGTGGGGCTGGTCCTCTACGGCGCCCGCGGCCGCGCCTACACCGCCGGGGGCGCGCGCAACGGCGCGGCGTCGTTCTGGGCGCGTGCGCGGGCGTGGTTGCGCGACGTGCTGCAGGGCGGATGA
- the ftsZ gene encoding cell division protein FtsZ — translation MANPERDLRRYAAAIKVVGVGGGGSNAVNRMIATGLRGVEFIAINTDAQALALSSADRKIHVGAKLTKGLGAGGDPAVGRQAAEESREELHDALAGADMVFITAGMGGGTGTGAAPVIAELAREHGALTIGVVTRPFGFEGKRRAAVADEGIRTLKQKVNTLITIPNDRLLQIIDRQATVIEAFRTADDVLRQGVQGIADLITIPGLINLDFADVRTIMAEAGSALIGIGVGTGEDRAVRAAQAAISSPLLETSMDGARGVLINVTGGLDLGLLEVSEAAQIVRDAADPEANIIFGAVIDEKARDEVRITVIATGFEAARRDDAVPAPGQERAREPVKLIDDLDIPAFLRRR, via the coding sequence ATGGCCAACCCGGAGCGTGATCTTCGTCGATATGCCGCCGCGATCAAGGTCGTGGGCGTCGGCGGAGGTGGCAGCAACGCGGTCAACCGCATGATCGCCACCGGCCTGCGCGGCGTGGAGTTCATCGCCATCAACACCGATGCCCAGGCCCTGGCGCTCTCGTCGGCCGACCGCAAGATCCACGTGGGCGCCAAGCTCACGAAGGGGCTGGGGGCGGGCGGGGATCCTGCCGTCGGTCGGCAGGCGGCCGAGGAGAGCCGCGAAGAGCTCCACGACGCGCTGGCAGGGGCGGACATGGTCTTCATTACGGCCGGCATGGGCGGCGGCACCGGGACCGGCGCCGCTCCGGTGATCGCCGAGCTGGCCCGCGAGCACGGCGCCCTGACCATCGGGGTCGTGACCCGGCCCTTTGGCTTCGAGGGTAAGCGCCGGGCCGCCGTGGCCGACGAGGGCATTCGGACCCTCAAGCAGAAGGTCAACACGCTCATCACCATCCCCAACGACCGGCTGCTGCAGATCATCGACCGGCAGGCCACGGTGATCGAGGCGTTTCGCACGGCCGACGACGTGCTGCGCCAGGGGGTCCAGGGCATTGCGGATCTCATCACCATCCCCGGGTTGATCAACCTGGACTTCGCCGACGTCCGCACCATCATGGCGGAGGCGGGCTCGGCGCTGATCGGGATCGGGGTCGGCACCGGCGAGGACCGGGCCGTGCGCGCGGCGCAGGCGGCGATCAGCAGCCCGCTGCTGGAGACCTCGATGGACGGTGCCCGCGGCGTGCTCATCAACGTGACGGGCGGATTGGACCTGGGATTGCTGGAAGTGAGCGAGGCGGCCCAGATCGTGCGGGACGCCGCCGATCCCGAGGCGAACATCATCTTCGGCGCGGTGATCGACGAGAAGGCGCGGGACGAGGTGCGGATCACGGTGATCGCCACCGGCTTCGAGGCGGCCCGGCGGGACGACGCGGTGCCGGCGCCCGGTCAGGAACGCGCCCGCGAGCCGGTGAAGCTCATCGACGACCTGGACATTCCGGCGTTCCTGCGGCGGCGTTAG